One Microplitis demolitor isolate Queensland-Clemson2020A chromosome 2, iyMicDemo2.1a, whole genome shotgun sequence DNA segment encodes these proteins:
- the LOC103572033 gene encoding rho GDP-dissociation inhibitor 1 isoform X2, whose product MADATGDHADNQREEELEVESNYKPPPEKTIEQILEADKDDESLRKYKETLLGEAKSGGIVVDSNDPRKVIVKKLALCVAGRPDMELDLTKDLTQLKKQTFVIKEGVSYRIRIDFIVQREIVHGLKYIQKTYRLGVPVDKMTHMVGSYPPKTEIQSYTTPAEDAPAGVMARGSYTVSSLFTDDDKHEHLKWEWSFDIKKDWKE is encoded by the exons ATGGCAGACGCAACTGGAGATCATGCTGACAATCAGAGAGAAGAAGAATTAGAAGTTGAGTCTAATTACAAACCACCACCGGAGAAAACGATAGAACAAATTTTGGAGGCTGATAAAGATGACGAGAGTCTACGAAAATATAAAGAGACGTTATTGGGGGAAGCTAAATCTGGCGGAATTGTCGTTg aTTCAAATGATCCACGTAAAGtaatcgttaaaaaattagccCTTTGTGTGGCTGGAAGACCTGATATGGAATTAGATTTAACTAAAGATCTAACtcagttaaaaaaacaaacgtTTGTGATTAAGGAAGGTGTCAGTTATCGAATTCGTATTGATTTTATTGTACAGAGGGAAATTGTTCATGGGTTAAAATACATTCAAAAAACCTACAGGCTTGGAGTACCCg tggaCAAAATGACACATATGGTTGGCTCTTATCCACCTAAAACTGAAATACAATCTTATACAACACCAGCAGAAGATGCACCAGCTGGAGTAATGGCTCGTGGATCGTATACCGTCAGTTCTTTATTTACAGATGATGATAAACATGAACATCTGAAATGGGAATGGTcgtttgatattaaaaaagattggAAAGAGtag